In Hwangdonia lutea, a single window of DNA contains:
- a CDS encoding DUF4249 domain-containing protein — protein sequence MKKSIYIMLFISISLSCEDVIQVDLETAPTRLVIDASLNWEKGTNGNMQHIKLSLTAPFFDDDIPPATGAIVSVTDSNSNTFNFIEEGTTGIYKTDLFIPEINGEYTLNIIYKNDTYSATETLKPVTPIEFVEQKNDGGFAGDEIEIKAFYTDPKNIENYYLFEFRKPVVNTINLEVYDDEFTDGNQIFAFYSDENLLSGDQLEIISYGISSRTYNYLNILLQQTDNESGDPFETQPATVRGNCVNVTNPNNYPLGYFRVSEAHIFSYVVE from the coding sequence ATGAAAAAATCAATTTACATAATGCTATTTATCTCAATTAGTCTGTCCTGCGAAGATGTTATTCAAGTAGATTTGGAAACAGCCCCAACCAGATTGGTTATTGATGCTTCTTTAAATTGGGAAAAAGGCACCAACGGAAACATGCAGCACATAAAACTGTCGCTTACAGCACCTTTTTTTGATGACGATATTCCGCCTGCAACAGGAGCCATTGTAAGCGTTACCGATTCAAATAGCAATACATTTAATTTTATTGAAGAAGGCACTACGGGTATTTACAAAACCGACTTGTTTATCCCCGAAATTAACGGTGAATACACACTAAATATTATTTATAAAAACGATACGTATAGTGCCACAGAAACCCTTAAACCGGTAACCCCCATTGAGTTTGTTGAGCAAAAGAACGATGGCGGTTTTGCTGGCGACGAAATAGAAATTAAAGCCTTTTACACCGACCCAAAGAATATTGAAAACTATTATTTATTCGAGTTTAGAAAACCAGTGGTAAATACAATAAATCTTGAAGTTTACGATGATGAATTTACAGACGGCAATCAGATTTTTGCTTTTTATTCCGACGAAAATCTATTAAGTGGCGACCAGTTGGAAATTATAAGTTATGGGATTTCCAGTCGGACTTACAACTATTTGAACATTTTGCTTCAACAAACCGATAACGAATCTGGCGACCCTTTTGAAACCCAACCAGCAACCGTTAGAGGCAATTGTGTGAATGTAACCAACCCAAACAACTATCCGTTGGGGTATTTTAGGGTTTCGGAAGCACATATTTTTTCTTACGTTGTTGAGTAG
- a CDS encoding efflux RND transporter periplasmic adaptor subunit, whose product MTKKRIAYVIGAIVLIVIAYSFFNSSADKDASLTAKVTKGTFLNEVFISGEAQSTSSKKINGPTNARRFGIFNIKIQDLVPEGTIVKKGDYIGKLDVSELNGKILDAQLNLDKAQSRFTQQQLDTTLTLKQERNSIKDLLFNIEEDSLELERSIYEPPATIRSLEIKIEKTARDLKEKKADYSIKKRQANAKMIEVGTEVSKISKRIEELMQLQKEFTIHSDDEGMVTYVKEWNGTKKKVGSTVSPWEPAIASLPDLTKMESRTYSNEVDIRKIKKDLPVKVGFDAFPDIELDGIVTDVANVGETKAGSDIKLFQVLIKLNETNENIRPGMTTSNKILINKKEDVLMIPLEAVFAKDSISYTYVKSGLAIDKKQVELGPSNNEVVIIQKGLKENDIVYLNRPIDLDNKSITLLK is encoded by the coding sequence ATGACTAAAAAAAGAATCGCCTACGTAATTGGGGCTATCGTTTTAATTGTAATTGCCTATTCGTTTTTTAATTCCAGTGCCGACAAAGATGCTTCACTTACTGCCAAGGTAACAAAAGGAACTTTTTTAAATGAAGTTTTTATTTCCGGCGAAGCGCAATCTACAAGTTCAAAAAAAATTAATGGCCCTACCAATGCTAGGAGATTTGGTATTTTTAATATTAAAATACAAGATTTAGTTCCCGAAGGTACCATTGTAAAAAAGGGAGATTATATTGGCAAACTAGACGTATCGGAACTTAACGGAAAAATACTCGATGCCCAACTAAATTTGGATAAAGCCCAATCAAGATTCACACAGCAACAACTGGATACCACGCTTACCCTAAAACAAGAACGCAATTCCATTAAAGATTTGCTATTTAATATTGAAGAAGATAGTTTAGAATTAGAGCGTTCTATTTATGAGCCGCCAGCAACCATCAGATCCTTAGAAATCAAAATTGAAAAAACCGCTAGGGATTTAAAGGAAAAAAAAGCAGACTATTCCATAAAAAAGAGGCAAGCCAATGCTAAAATGATTGAGGTTGGCACTGAGGTTTCTAAAATTTCCAAACGCATTGAAGAATTAATGCAATTGCAAAAAGAATTCACCATTCATTCTGATGATGAAGGGATGGTAACTTACGTAAAGGAATGGAATGGTACCAAAAAGAAAGTAGGTTCCACGGTATCCCCATGGGAGCCCGCTATTGCCAGCTTACCCGATTTAACAAAAATGGAGTCGAGAACTTACAGTAATGAGGTTGACATTAGAAAGATAAAAAAAGACCTGCCTGTAAAAGTAGGTTTTGATGCTTTCCCGGATATTGAGCTTGATGGCATTGTAACCGACGTGGCTAATGTGGGCGAGACTAAAGCAGGCTCCGACATTAAACTTTTTCAGGTTTTAATAAAACTAAATGAAACCAATGAGAATATAAGACCCGGCATGACAACATCCAACAAAATACTGATTAACAAAAAGGAGGATGTTTTAATGATTCCGTTAGAAGCCGTTTTTGCTAAAGATTCTATTAGTTATACCTATGTAAAATCAGGATTGGCCATTGACAAAAAGCAAGTCGAGTTGGGGCCTTCTAATAACGAGGTTGTCATTATTCAAAAAGGATTAAAGGAAAATGATATTGTTTATTTAAATAGACCCATAGATTTAGATAATAAAAGTATAACGCTATTGAAATAA
- a CDS encoding ABC transporter permease — protein sequence MIDKLLLEKLKSNFTEAFWFIKTNKVRTFLTALGIIFGVASVITMLAIGNGAEKEILAQLELVGVNNIVVTPIPDEEDEDANESDENAGESESKRFSKGLDIQDALSAQRNIPSIKLVSPEIILNTYVINNGRQNPVKLVGISPAFFKSSNINIESGKHFSDFQIKNALPVCIIGKKVEKKLFTGESALGKQIKVKDVWLKVIGVIEEKLISDKAQENLGIRDLNEDVYIPINTFLVRYKDRKIISDKIGARNRNQNGPKKRIPRGNYHQIDKLTVQVSNSNELKATAEVLSKMLKRRHNDVLDFEIEIPIHLLKQQQKTKQIFNIVLIIIAGISLLIGGIGIMNIMLASVLERTKEIGIIRAIGATEEDVILQFLSESVLISVGGGIVGIILGIIGAYIIEIVSGIETVLSINSIMISFVIAVAVGLIFGIFPAKAAANKKPIQALRTE from the coding sequence ATGATAGACAAACTACTTTTAGAAAAACTAAAATCTAATTTTACTGAAGCATTTTGGTTTATTAAAACGAATAAGGTTAGAACCTTTTTAACAGCGCTGGGAATCATATTTGGTGTAGCATCGGTAATTACCATGCTAGCCATAGGAAATGGGGCAGAAAAAGAGATACTGGCACAACTGGAATTAGTAGGCGTAAACAATATTGTGGTAACCCCAATTCCCGATGAGGAAGATGAAGACGCCAACGAATCCGATGAAAATGCGGGTGAGTCTGAATCAAAACGATTTTCAAAAGGGCTGGATATTCAAGATGCATTAAGTGCCCAAAGAAACATTCCGAGTATAAAGCTTGTTAGCCCAGAAATCATTTTAAATACCTATGTAATTAATAATGGGAGGCAAAACCCGGTTAAACTCGTTGGAATTTCCCCGGCCTTTTTTAAATCTTCAAACATAAATATAGAAAGTGGCAAACATTTTTCTGACTTCCAAATTAAAAATGCATTACCCGTCTGTATTATAGGTAAAAAGGTTGAAAAAAAACTATTTACGGGCGAAAGCGCCCTGGGCAAACAAATTAAAGTAAAAGATGTTTGGTTGAAGGTAATAGGTGTAATTGAAGAAAAATTAATCTCTGATAAAGCCCAAGAAAACTTAGGAATAAGAGATTTAAATGAAGATGTTTACATACCCATAAACACCTTTTTAGTACGTTATAAAGACCGTAAAATAATTAGTGATAAAATAGGCGCCAGAAACAGAAACCAAAATGGTCCAAAAAAGAGAATCCCTAGGGGCAATTATCATCAAATAGATAAGCTAACGGTTCAAGTTTCAAATTCAAACGAGCTTAAGGCAACCGCAGAAGTTTTAAGTAAAATGTTAAAACGAAGGCACAACGATGTGCTGGATTTTGAAATTGAAATCCCCATTCACCTCCTTAAACAACAGCAAAAAACAAAGCAAATATTTAATATCGTTTTAATCATTATAGCAGGTATATCGCTATTAATTGGTGGTATTGGTATTATGAATATAATGCTCGCTTCAGTTTTAGAACGCACCAAAGAAATTGGCATTATTCGAGCCATTGGAGCAACAGAAGAAGATGTTATTTTACAGTTTTTATCAGAATCGGTACTTATTAGCGTTGGCGGTGGTATTGTAGGTATAATACTGGGGATTATTGGGGCTTATATCATTGAAATAGTTTCAGGAATAGAAACGGTTTTGTCCATAAATTCAATTATGATTTCTTTCGTTATCGCCGTTGCCGTGGGATTAATATTTGGAATATTTCCAGCAAAAGCGGCCGCTAATAAAAAACCTATTCAAGCTTTAAGAACCGAATAA
- a CDS encoding TolC family protein, whose protein sequence is MKKILLIIIVVFPLFNNAQSKKLTLKEAIEIAKKKSPDYKINLNRNQSNYWRYRRYKASFLPELRLTATLPEYRNAVRRITNDAGQDVFVTQNQLLIDGGFSISQSVPYTGGTLSVNTNLERVELFGLDDNVGYSVIPFSINYFQNSILFNEFKWDKKIEPLIYEESKRDFIENMEQISVSTSNRYFDLLKAQMQLAISETNLKNQDTLLQIAKGRYSVGKIAENELLQMELRYLNSKNRVTTNTVELKRASQNLARYLELETEDLTLDIPEQLPLFDVDTEKALSEAQSNRKAVIEFRRKRLEAEKQVAFQKGNNRLQLAVRANFGISQNGEDFNNLFNNFNKQQNVTVSVGIPIFDWGVSKSRRKMAEANLDLTNNNINQDKQEFEQEIYLHVLNWSNQRDFLFTAEKAKEISMKRYEISKKRYVLNKVDITNLNIALEERDKAVLQYLNSLEKFWRDYYILRQLTLFDFINNKKIEVEDVLYD, encoded by the coding sequence ATGAAAAAAATACTCCTAATTATTATTGTTGTTTTTCCGTTATTCAATAATGCGCAGTCAAAAAAACTCACGCTTAAAGAAGCGATTGAAATCGCTAAAAAAAAATCGCCCGATTATAAAATCAATTTAAACAGAAACCAATCCAATTACTGGCGTTACAGACGCTATAAAGCTAGTTTTCTACCAGAATTGAGGCTTACCGCTACCCTACCCGAATACCGAAATGCGGTGCGTAGAATAACTAATGATGCCGGACAAGATGTTTTTGTAACCCAAAATCAATTACTTATAGACGGTGGTTTTTCAATTTCGCAAAGCGTGCCGTACACGGGGGGAACCTTATCGGTAAACACAAATTTGGAGCGTGTTGAGTTATTTGGTCTCGACGATAATGTTGGGTATTCTGTTATTCCGTTTTCTATTAATTATTTTCAAAATTCAATATTATTCAATGAATTCAAATGGGATAAAAAAATTGAACCCTTAATTTACGAGGAGTCCAAAAGAGATTTTATTGAAAATATGGAGCAGATTTCAGTAAGCACCTCCAATCGTTATTTCGATTTGCTAAAAGCTCAAATGCAATTGGCTATTTCAGAAACCAACCTGAAAAATCAAGACACCTTATTACAAATAGCAAAAGGTAGGTATAGTGTTGGTAAAATTGCCGAGAATGAACTTTTACAAATGGAATTAAGGTACTTAAATTCCAAAAATAGGGTCACTACAAATACGGTCGAATTAAAAAGAGCCTCACAAAATTTAGCACGCTACTTAGAACTGGAAACGGAAGACTTAACCTTAGACATTCCTGAACAACTTCCCCTTTTTGATGTGGATACTGAGAAAGCATTAAGTGAGGCACAGTCTAACCGGAAAGCGGTTATCGAATTTAGAAGAAAACGTTTAGAGGCCGAAAAACAAGTTGCCTTTCAAAAAGGAAATAACAGACTGCAATTAGCTGTTAGAGCTAATTTTGGAATATCGCAAAACGGTGAGGATTTTAACAATTTATTCAACAACTTCAACAAGCAACAAAACGTAACGGTGTCTGTTGGCATCCCCATATTCGATTGGGGCGTATCTAAATCCAGACGTAAAATGGCTGAAGCTAATTTAGATTTAACCAACAATAATATAAACCAGGACAAACAAGAATTTGAACAAGAAATATACTTACATGTCCTAAACTGGTCCAATCAAAGAGATTTTCTATTCACCGCTGAAAAAGCAAAAGAAATATCCATGAAGCGGTACGAAATTTCTAAAAAAAGGTATGTACTAAACAAAGTGGATATTACAAATTTAAATATTGCCTTAGAGGAAAGGGACAAGGCCGTATTGCAATATTTAAACTCGCTCGAAAAATTCTGGAGGGATTATTACATTTTAAGGCAACTTACACTATTTGATTTTATAAATAATAAAAAAATTGAAGTTGAAGATGTTCTTTATGATTAA
- the murQ gene encoding N-acetylmuramic acid 6-phosphate etherase, which yields MSFTRTTEQDSNYNHLEKMSVKELITNINNEDKTVPLAVAKSLPQIEALIEQIVPKLKNGGRLFYIGAGTSGRLGILDASECPPTFGVSPDLVIGIIAGGDTAIRNAVEFAEDSTELGWQDLQHYNVSDKDVVVGIAASGTTPYVISALETCNKNNIITGCITCNLNSPLAAASKYPIEVIVGPEFVTGSSRMKAGTAQKLVLNTITTTTMVLLGHVKGNKMVDMQLSNNKLVDRGVRMIMNEINVSEETAKQLLDKFGSVRLAVKNYSDGNP from the coding sequence ATGAGTTTTACTAGAACAACCGAACAAGATTCAAACTACAATCATCTGGAAAAGATGAGTGTTAAAGAACTGATTACCAACATAAATAACGAAGACAAAACCGTGCCACTTGCAGTTGCGAAATCGCTGCCACAAATAGAGGCACTTATAGAACAAATTGTTCCGAAGTTAAAAAATGGCGGTCGGTTATTTTATATCGGGGCTGGGACAAGCGGACGTTTGGGTATTCTAGATGCTTCTGAATGTCCACCAACATTTGGCGTTTCTCCTGATTTGGTTATTGGCATTATTGCCGGTGGCGATACCGCCATAAGAAACGCCGTGGAATTTGCAGAAGATTCTACAGAATTAGGTTGGCAAGATTTACAGCATTATAATGTTAGCGATAAAGATGTAGTTGTTGGTATTGCAGCTTCGGGAACCACACCTTATGTTATTTCAGCTTTAGAAACTTGCAACAAAAACAATATTATTACAGGATGTATTACCTGTAATTTAAACAGTCCTTTGGCCGCGGCCTCAAAATATCCCATTGAGGTTATTGTTGGGCCGGAGTTTGTAACAGGAAGCTCAAGAATGAAAGCTGGCACCGCACAAAAATTGGTTTTAAATACCATAACAACAACAACCATGGTATTGCTCGGGCATGTAAAAGGCAACAAAATGGTTGACATGCAATTAAGCAATAACAAGCTTGTTGACAGAGGCGTAAGAATGATAATGAACGAAATTAATGTATCCGAAGAAACAGCCAAACAACTATTGGATAAATTTGGTAGTGTACGTTTGGCGGTTAAAAATTACTCTGATGGAAACCCATAA
- a CDS encoding DUF6095 family protein, with product METHKTDKNVLVKGLKKMGIALGCMFLGPILLHIALTNKEKPLYIPILIIGGVICALAIFFAFKGINTVLDSMFKKNNS from the coding sequence ATGGAAACCCATAAGACAGATAAAAACGTACTGGTTAAAGGTTTAAAAAAAATGGGGATTGCCTTAGGTTGTATGTTTTTGGGTCCCATACTTTTGCACATCGCACTTACCAATAAAGAAAAGCCACTTTATATTCCTATATTAATTATCGGTGGGGTAATTTGTGCCTTAGCCATATTTTTTGCTTTCAAAGGCATTAACACGGTATTGGATAGTATGTTTAAAAAAAACAACTCTTAA
- a CDS encoding hybrid sensor histidine kinase/response regulator transcription factor, with the protein MKLVLSILFVCLLQNLSAQNNLKADSLNPEIKKQIAYSQLSIKDGLSQNSVISIAQDSIGYMWFATQDGLNKYNGRSFKIYNKQFEDITRPTYSRLGKLYIDKKNKFWIITNSGKLELYMPNTDSFKAIERFSNVSTIFQDENHNTYVGTYGSGLFKINAISKDTIQLLNPIDIPRTINAFHQINDEIIVATSGAILSLNKNNNYKNLTQHHDANTTNYSAIAQTQDGTLWIGSYSKGLYYKNVQEDIVYPFTNDASISIPNSLNIQNLLVDDKDRLWIATYGHGAYLVDFKQNKTTNFLENKTNPFAIQYNDILSLYEDNTGVIWLGTDGAGANYYDEHLVKFNVLTNKQMPKSVNIDVVRSICTDPHGNMWVGTSGKGLTFVNNNKNIYKTISTSNSDIASNRIISLSYYNESLWIGHQVFGLNIMEPSGRFKYFPEISNYSIWHLLPETPEQTWLCTEKNGLVLFDKNKGIVEKYNINNSALTSNNIKTVVRGNLNELWLGTENQGVFKLNLSTKHIEKLKGINGPIKSLLFKDGVLWIGTAGRGLKQYHTKLHKTSVFTTENGLPNNVIYGILPDDNNNLWLSSNGGLTKFSLTQNPETIIVENYNNYDGLQALEFNTGAYFKSPNGTLYFGGLEGVNWFHPNQISFNKVKPKTIISTFEIYNKNQPLIQNKTYKYNQNTVTFTFSSLHYSQPERNLYKYKLENHDTDWSDSNNTNTAHYTNLPPNDYVFKVISSNYDGVWNEVPATYAFTILKPWYINTTAKVIYGLLLLLILFLTYKYFKWRWQLKLQLELEHAETNRLKDLDEFKTKLYTNISHEFRTPLTLILGPTENQLAKKNIGSADKKELSLIHRNAKRLLNLVNQLMDLAKLETGHLKLNVENDNLSILLKQIASSFQYRAEKKGLHFKTNISNISKAWFDKDIVEKIVTNLLANAVKYTPKNGHIYFNTEQQNNYAILTIINSGSTIKPEDLSKLFTRFYQVNSNADGVGIGLALVKELVALTHGSLVTSTVNKDEIQFTVTLPINKEAFNKEDITPDKNNITKQQSSEISNELSENTNESSEKPVLLIVEDDKNVRQYIASILEPNYKIIKASNGKIGIKKALETIPDIIISDIMMPVTNGIELCHSLKNNMLTSHIPIILLTAKVGEENELKGLEAGADDFITKPFKSKILIKRIENLIELRKSLQSRYSQHNISKNKDIATTTFDEDFLNKIEGVLNEHLSNPDFNAAKFSKLMLVSRMQLHRKLVALTGLTTTAFIRSQRLKMAVSLLQKSDYTISEIAYQVGFNTPSYFIKCFKKAYHCTPNDYINKI; encoded by the coding sequence TTGAAACTTGTTTTGTCCATTTTGTTTGTTTGCTTGTTGCAAAACTTAAGCGCTCAGAATAATTTAAAGGCAGACTCGCTAAACCCTGAAATTAAAAAACAAATAGCGTACAGTCAATTATCTATAAAAGATGGACTTTCTCAAAATAGCGTAATTAGCATAGCTCAAGATAGTATTGGCTATATGTGGTTTGCAACCCAAGATGGTCTAAACAAATACAATGGACGTTCGTTCAAAATTTACAACAAACAATTTGAAGATATTACAAGGCCAACCTATAGCCGCTTGGGTAAACTATATATTGACAAAAAAAATAAGTTCTGGATAATTACCAATTCAGGAAAACTGGAACTTTATATGCCGAATACTGATAGCTTTAAAGCAATTGAACGGTTTAGTAATGTATCTACCATTTTTCAAGATGAAAACCATAATACCTATGTAGGCACTTATGGCAGTGGATTGTTTAAAATTAATGCCATATCAAAAGATACCATTCAACTTTTAAATCCGATTGATATACCTAGAACGATTAATGCGTTCCATCAAATAAATGATGAAATAATTGTAGCGACATCGGGTGCTATTTTAAGCTTAAATAAAAATAACAACTATAAAAACTTAACCCAGCACCATGATGCAAATACTACCAATTATAGTGCGATTGCCCAAACTCAAGACGGCACCCTTTGGATTGGCAGTTACAGCAAAGGCTTATATTATAAAAACGTGCAAGAAGATATAGTTTATCCTTTTACAAATGATGCCAGTATATCGATTCCTAATAGTTTGAATATTCAAAATCTTTTGGTTGACGATAAGGACCGGTTGTGGATAGCAACCTATGGCCACGGCGCTTATTTGGTTGACTTCAAACAAAATAAAACCACCAATTTTTTAGAGAACAAAACGAATCCGTTTGCCATTCAATACAATGATATATTATCGCTGTATGAAGATAACACAGGTGTGATTTGGTTGGGAACCGATGGTGCTGGCGCTAATTATTATGATGAGCATTTGGTAAAATTTAATGTGCTTACCAATAAACAAATGCCGAAATCGGTAAATATAGATGTGGTACGAAGTATTTGCACAGACCCCCACGGAAACATGTGGGTTGGCACTTCTGGAAAAGGCTTAACATTTGTTAATAACAATAAAAACATTTACAAAACCATATCAACAAGCAACTCTGATATTGCAAGTAATCGGATTATTAGTTTGTCATATTATAACGAATCCCTGTGGATTGGCCATCAGGTATTTGGGCTAAATATTATGGAACCATCGGGACGTTTTAAGTATTTTCCAGAAATTTCGAACTATTCCATTTGGCATTTGCTACCCGAGACACCAGAACAAACATGGCTATGTACAGAAAAAAACGGCTTGGTTCTTTTTGATAAAAATAAAGGCATTGTAGAAAAATACAATATTAACAATTCGGCATTAACCTCAAACAATATAAAAACAGTCGTTCGAGGCAATTTAAACGAACTTTGGTTGGGCACCGAAAACCAAGGCGTTTTTAAACTAAACCTATCAACAAAACACATTGAAAAACTTAAAGGTATTAATGGTCCTATTAAATCGTTATTGTTTAAAGATGGTGTTTTATGGATTGGAACGGCAGGTAGAGGACTTAAGCAATACCACACAAAATTACACAAAACATCCGTATTCACTACAGAAAACGGTTTACCCAATAATGTTATTTATGGTATTTTACCAGATGATAACAACAACCTTTGGTTAAGCAGCAATGGTGGGTTAACCAAGTTTAGCTTAACCCAAAACCCAGAAACTATAATTGTTGAAAACTACAACAATTATGATGGTTTACAGGCTTTGGAGTTTAATACCGGGGCTTATTTTAAATCGCCAAATGGCACCCTTTATTTTGGCGGTCTAGAAGGCGTAAATTGGTTTCATCCAAATCAAATATCATTTAATAAGGTAAAGCCAAAAACCATAATTTCAACCTTCGAAATTTATAATAAGAACCAACCCCTCATTCAAAACAAAACCTATAAGTATAACCAAAACACGGTAACCTTTACATTCTCAAGCCTTCATTATTCGCAACCCGAACGTAATTTATATAAGTACAAATTAGAAAACCATGATACGGATTGGTCGGATTCAAACAATACGAATACAGCCCATTACACCAATTTACCTCCTAACGATTATGTGTTTAAGGTAATTTCCAGTAATTATGATGGTGTTTGGAACGAAGTTCCGGCAACATACGCATTTACCATTTTAAAACCTTGGTATATAAATACCACTGCTAAGGTTATCTATGGATTACTTTTATTGTTGATTCTATTTTTAACCTACAAATACTTTAAATGGCGCTGGCAACTAAAGCTTCAATTGGAGTTGGAGCACGCTGAAACCAATAGATTAAAGGATTTAGATGAATTTAAAACCAAACTCTACACCAATATTTCACACGAATTTAGAACACCGTTAACCCTAATTTTAGGCCCAACCGAAAATCAACTGGCAAAAAAAAACATTGGCAGCGCCGATAAAAAAGAACTGTCGCTTATCCATCGAAACGCTAAACGTCTTTTAAATTTGGTGAATCAATTAATGGATTTGGCAAAATTAGAAACCGGTCATTTAAAATTAAATGTTGAAAACGATAATTTGAGCATTCTATTAAAGCAGATCGCATCGTCTTTTCAGTATAGAGCCGAAAAAAAAGGTTTGCATTTTAAAACAAACATTTCAAATATTTCAAAAGCATGGTTTGACAAAGATATTGTTGAAAAAATTGTAACTAATCTGCTGGCCAATGCGGTAAAATACACCCCTAAAAATGGGCATATTTATTTCAATACAGAGCAACAAAACAATTACGCCATACTTACCATTATAAATAGCGGAAGTACCATTAAACCAGAGGATTTAAGTAAACTATTCACCCGCTTTTATCAAGTAAATTCGAATGCAGACGGTGTAGGTATTGGGCTGGCTTTGGTTAAGGAACTGGTTGCTTTAACCCATGGTTCGTTGGTAACCAGTACGGTTAATAAAGATGAAATTCAATTTACCGTAACGCTTCCCATTAATAAAGAGGCTTTTAATAAAGAGGATATTACACCCGACAAAAACAATATTACAAAGCAGCAATCTTCTGAAATTAGTAACGAACTTTCTGAAAACACGAACGAATCTTCTGAAAAACCAGTTTTATTAATTGTAGAAGATGATAAAAACGTAAGGCAATACATAGCGTCTATTTTAGAACCCAATTATAAAATAATAAAAGCCTCCAACGGAAAAATAGGAATAAAAAAAGCGCTCGAAACCATTCCAGATATTATTATTAGCGATATTATGATGCCCGTTACCAATGGCATCGAATTATGCCATAGCTTAAAAAACAACATGCTTACAAGTCATATTCCCATTATACTACTTACGGCAAAAGTTGGTGAGGAAAACGAATTAAAAGGGCTTGAAGCCGGTGCCGATGATTTTATTACAAAACCTTTTAAATCTAAAATTTTAATTAAGCGCATTGAAAACTTAATTGAATTAAGGAAGTCTTTACAATCGCGTTACTCGCAACATAACATTTCAAAAAACAAAGACATAGCCACCACTACTTTTGATGAGGATTTCCTGAATAAAATTGAAGGCGTTTTAAACGAACATTTATCAAACCCAGATTTTAATGCCGCCAAATTTAGCAAATTAATGCTGGTTAGCCGCATGCAATTGCACAGAAAACTAGTGGCCCTTACAGGTTTAACCACAACGGCTTTTATACGGTCGCAACGCTTAAAAATGGCCGTATCACTTTTACAAAAATCAGATTACACCATCTCTGAAATTGCCTATCAGGTTGGGTTTAATACACCATCTTACTTTATTAAATGTTTTAAAAAAGCATACCACTGCACCCCAAACGATTACATAAACAAAATATAG